A DNA window from Trichosurus vulpecula isolate mTriVul1 chromosome 2, mTriVul1.pri, whole genome shotgun sequence contains the following coding sequences:
- the ALG8 gene encoding probable dolichyl pyrophosphate Glc1Man9GlcNAc2 alpha-1,3-glucosyltransferase produces MAASRAAVGGGGRGGGLAFLSLALGVSLLKCLLIPAYYSTDFEVHRNWLAITHSLPVSQWYYEATSEWTLDYPPFFAWFEYGLSHIAKVFDPEMLNIQNLNYASPRTVLFQRFSVIFTDVLFIYAVYECCKCVEGKKTGKELTEKPTFILSILLLWNFGLLIVDHIHFQYNGFLFGLMLLSIARLFQKRHLEGAFLFAILLHFKHIYLYVAPAYGIYLLRSYCFTANKPDGSVRWSSFSFLRLIALGFIVCFVSALSLGPFIALNQLPQIISRLFPFKRGLCHAYWAPNFWALYNALDKMLSIIGLKYNLLDPKKIAKASMTSGLVQQFQHVVLPSVTPLATLICTVIAMLPSIFCLWFKPQGPRGFLRCLIVCALSSFMFGWHVHEKAILLAILPMSLLSVGKPQDAAIYLLLTTTGHYSLFPLLFTAPEFPIKVLLMLLFTIYSFSSLKTLFRKEKLLNWMETIYLVGLGPLEICCELVFPFTPWKLKYPFVPLFLTSVYCAAGITYAWFRLSVSMLPGPAVGKAKLQ; encoded by the exons ATGGCGGCGTCCAGGGCCGCTGTCGGAGGCGGCGGCCGTGGCGGCGGGCTGGCTTTCTTGTCGCTGGCGCTCGGGGTTTCTCTGCTCAAATGTCTCCTCATACCCGCCTA ttATTCTACAGATTTTGAAGTACACAGGAACTGGCTTGCCATCACTCACAGTTTACCAGTATCACAATGGTACTATGAG GCAACTTCAGAATGGACTTTGGATTACCCTCCATTTTTTGCATGGTTTGAATATGGACTGTCACACATTGCCAAAGTTTTTGACCCAGAGATGCTCAATATACAGAACTTGAATTATGCCAGTCCTAGAACTGTACTTTTCCAGAGATTTTCCGTCATCTTTACAGATGTCCTCTTTATATATGCAGTCTATGA GTGCTGCAAATgtgtagaggggaaaaaaactggaaaagaacttACAGAGAAGCCAACATTTATTCTTTCGATCTTACTTCTATGGAATTTTGGATTGCTCATTGTGGACC ATATTCACTTTCAGTACAATGGTTTTTTATTTGGATTGATGCTGCTTTCAATTGCCCGATTATTTCAG AAAAGGCATTTGGAAGGAGCGTTTCTCTTCGCCATTCTCCTGCATTTTAAGCACATCTATCTTTATGTGGCCCCAGCTTATGGCATCTATCTGCTGAGATCTTACTGTTTCACTGCAAATAAACCAG ATGGATCTGTCAGATGGAGCAGTTTCAGCTTTCTCCGACTAATTGCCCTTGGTTTCATTGTTTGCTTTGTCTCTGCCCTTTCTTTGGGTCCTTTTATAGCCTTG AACCAACTGCCTCAAATAATTTCAAGGCTTTTCCCTTTCAAGAGGGGCCTCTGCCATGCCTACTGGGCTCCAAACTTCTGGGCTTTGTACAATGCTTTGGACAAGATGCTCTCCATTATCG GCTTAAAATATAATCTTCTTGATCCCAAGAAGATTGCCAAGGCCTCAATGACAAGTGGTTTGGTTCAGCAGTTCCAACACGTAGTCCTGCCCTCTGTGACTCCATTAGCAACCCTCATTTGTACTGTGATAGCCATGTTG CCCTCTATTTTCTGTCTTTGGTTTAAACCCCAAGGGCCCAGAGGCTTTCTTCGGTGTCTAATTGTTTGTGCACTAAGCTCCTTCATGTTCGGATGGCATGTTCATGAAAAAGCAATACTCCTAGCAATTCTCCCAATGAG CCTTTTGTCTGTGGGCAAGCCGCAAGATGCTGCGATTTATCTGCTTCTGACCACAACCGGCCATTATTCCCTCTTCCCATTGCTCTTCACAGCCCCAG aattccCAATTAAAGTGCTACTCATGCTACTATTCACCATTTATAGTTTTTCATCACTGAAAACTTTGTTCAg aaaagaaaaacttcttaattgGATGGAAACCATCTACCTCGTTGGCTTGGGGCCTCTGGAAATCTGCTGTGAACTTGTATTTCCTTTCACCCCCTGGAAGCTAAAATACCCCTTCGTGCCTTTGTTCCTGACTTCAGTGTATTGTGCAGCAGGCATCACATATGCTTGGTTCAGACTCTCTGTTTCAATGTTGCCTGGCCCTGCTGTTGGCAAGGCGAAGCTACAGTGA